The following proteins come from a genomic window of Amyelois transitella isolate CPQ chromosome 24, ilAmyTran1.1, whole genome shotgun sequence:
- the LOC132903297 gene encoding lipase 1-like produces the protein MIVNVYLLLLCLIHGTKSLNNLIDSNIPDSKLNFTELATKYGYSAEEHKVTTEDGYILTMFRMRGERCEGTRLPVVIMHGLLLSSDSYLDAGPDAGLAYLLADTCEDLWVANCRGNYYSRAHIFLNPNKDPKFWEFDVQEIGYYDVPAVIDYVLDETNADKVNYIGFSQGAGTVFIMCSERPDYCEKLNLLIGLAPASRQTHTSFRPKMDAFGQHVQ, from the exons ATGATTGTAAACGTGTACTTACTTTTGTTATGTCTAATACATGGTACCAAAAGTCTGAACAACCTTATCGATTCTAACATTCCAGATTCGAAGCTGAATTTCACAGAGCTAGCGACGAAATATGGATATTCAGCAGAGGAACATAAGGTGACGACTGAAGATGGATATATCCTGACGATGTTTAGAATGAGAGGCGAGCGATGTGAAGGCACCAGGCTGCCAGTCGTGATAATGCACGGACTGCTCTTGAGCTCAGATTCCTACCTGGACGCAGGCCCTGATGCCGGCCTAGCATACCTCCTAGCTGACACCTGTGAAGACCTTTGGGTTGCCAACTGCCGTGGCAATTATTATTCCAGAGCTCATATCTTCCTCAACCCAAACAAAGACCCGAAATTCTGGGAGTTCGATGTCCAAGAAATCGGTTATTACGATGTACCAGCGGTCATTGACTACGTTTTAGATGAAACTAATGCAGATAAGGTTAATTATATTGGATTTTCTCAAGGCGCTGGAACCGTTTTTATAATGTGCTCTGAAAGACCTGATTATTGTGAGAAATTAAACCTGTTGATTGGTCTGGCACCAGCATCAAGACAGACACATACCAG TTTCAGACCCAAAATGGACGCATTTGGACAACACGTACAGTAA